One stretch of Podospora pseudoanserina strain CBS 124.78 chromosome 4, whole genome shotgun sequence DNA includes these proteins:
- the KIN2 gene encoding Serine/threonine-protein kinase (COG:T; EggNog:ENOG503NWSZ) produces MTTTMPAAGTEMPIRSQSVRTRRPPTGTRPDPLPRSESSTRAEASRPSRTRSQRSTNAPSPRHPQQPDASAAPPSHHAEEHRGDGTSTDPRRHHTSKHKYRTMIPAPSGNYTFIKTIGQGSMGKVKLAKKEVTGELVACKIIERVSPDDGRQSREEREKADAAREDRNAREAAIVSLLNHQYICGLRDNLRTRWHWYMLFEYVNGGQMLDYIISHGKLKEKQARKFARQIASAVDYCHRNSIVHRDLKIENILISKTGDIKIIDFGLSNLFSPDEDRKLKTYCGSLYFAAPELLQAKPYTGPEVDVWSFGVVLFVLVCGKVPFDDQYMPALHQKIKKGAVDYPSWLSSECKHLISRMLVTDPRQRATMHEVMNHPWMLKGYNGPPENYLPQREPLSLPLDNEVIANMTGFKFGPPEYIREELTKRIKSPKYQAAVRRLEREREQPQPTPKDVEKRRGFGFDFYKRRNSVTSRDTLTTASSEGLPIGDDPLNAFDPLISIYYLVREKLEREREGQAAQAGPLAAPPKVQVPPSPQQAQPPPVPPSPIVRPKEKHSLAEIVPPAPAHTDGGRGTRTRARSHSEEQTREPVKNGLLSPDMIPQKKESTAAGIFRRLSTRDRKKDVGDPTGKSIQKSVSMRAKSLGHARRESIQARRAKREAEAARGDAAPATALPVREETDAELGELDNDNGGETSGGSHERLEPEDPDLAKPVFLKGIFSVSTTSTKPLVEIRADIKRVLRALGVDYKEIKGGFRCAHSPSIAERQPQYDRSRYSHQSSDERRGGGSRGMDDGEIKFEILIVKVPIVSLHGVQFKRVGGDTWQYKAMAEHIVRELRL; encoded by the exons ATGACAACCACAATGCCAGCCGCTGGCACCGAAATGCCAATCCGGTCGCAGTCTGTCCGGACACGGCGCCCGCCCACAGGCACCCGCCCCGACCCTCTGCCACGGTCCGAATCATCTACGAGAGCCGAGGCGTCGCGCCCGTCACGCACGAGAAGCCAGCGCTCGACAAATGCCCCgtctcctcgtcacccccAGCAGCCTGACGCCTCGGCTGctcccccaagccaccaCGCCGAAGAGCACCGCGGCGATGGCACTTCAACCGACCCCCGGAGGCACCACACCTCCAAGCACAAATACCGTACCATGATTCCCGCCCCTTCGGGCAATTACACCTTTATCAAAACCATTGGCCAGGGGAGCATGGGCAAAGTCAAGCTGGCCAAAAAGGAGGTCACAGGCGAACTG GTTGCTTGCAAGATTATCGAAAGAGTGTCACCCGACGATGGTCGCCAGAgcagggaggagagagagaaggcgGATGCTGCCAGGGAAGACCGAAATGCGCGCGAGGCTGCCATCGTCAGCCTGCTCAACCACCAGTACATCTGCGGACTCCGGGACAACCTGCGAACGAGATGGCACTGGTACATGCTGTTTGAATACGTTAATGGCGGTCAAATGCTGGACTACATCATTTCTCATGGAAAGCTCAAAGAAAAGCAGGCTCGGAAATTCGCCCGCCAGATTGCAAGCGCCGTCGACTACTGCCACCGAAACAGCATTGTCCACCGGGACCTGAAGATTGaaaacatcctcatcagcaaGACGGGCGACATTAAGATTATTGACTTCGGCCTCAGCAACCTTTTCTCGCCGGACGAGGACAGGAAATTGAAGACCTACTGTGGCAGTCTGTACTTTGCCGCCCCCGAGCTGCTCCAGGCGAAACCCTACACTGGCCCAGAGGTTGATGTCTGGAGTTTCGGTGTCGTGCTTTTCGTGTTGGTGTGCGGAAAGGTGCCCTTTGATGACCAGTACATGCCCGCCCTCCAccaaaagatcaagaagggTGCTGTTGACTACCCAAGCTGGCTGTCTAGTG AATGCAAGCATCTGATCTCGCGGATGCTGGTGACGGATCCAAGACAACGTGCTACCATGCATGAGGTCATGAACCACCCCTGGATGCTCAAGGGTTACAACGGGCCACCCGAGAATTATCTCCCGCAGCGCGAACCCCTGTCGCTCCCGCTCGACAACGAAGTTATTGCAAACATGACAGGCTTTAAATTTGGCCCTCCAGAATACATCAGGGAGGAGTTGACCAAGAGAATCAAGTCTCCAAAATACCAAGCGGCTGTCAGACGACTcgaaagggagagggagcaacCGCAGCCCACACCCAAGGACGTCGAGAAGAGACGTGGCTTTGGGTTTGACTTTTACAAGAGGAGGAACTCAGTCACCAGCCGGGACACACTGACCACCGCCAGCTCCGAGGGTCTTCCGATTGGTGATGACCCGCTGAACGCTTTTGACCCTCTAATTTCCATCTATTATCTCGTGCGGGAGAAGCTAGAACGCGAGCGTGAGGGCCAGGCCGCCCAGGCTGGTCCACTAGCGGCGCCACCCAAGGTTCAAGtcccgccatcaccacagcAGGCCCAGCCCCCACCGGTGCCCCCATCTCCAATTGTACGACCCAAGGAGAAGCACTCTCTTGCCGAGATCGTacccccagcaccagctcACACCGACGGCGGACGTGGAACCCGAACCAGGGCTAGGTCCCACAGCGAGGAGCAAACCAGAGAACCCGTCAAGAATGGGCTCTTGTCGCCTGACATGATCCCCCAAAAGAAGGAGAGCACTGCTGCTGGCATCTTCCGACGACTCAGCACCCGCGACAGAAAGAAGGACGTCGGCGATCCTACTGGCAAGTCTATTCAAAAGTCGGTCTCTATGCGCGCCAAATCGCTCGGCCACGCCCGCAGGGAAAGCATCCAAGCGCGGCGGGCGAAGCGGGAGGCCGAGGCAGCCCGAGGCGATGCGGCGCCTGCCACCGCGCTACCTGTGCGGGAGGAAACCGACGCTGAACTGGGCGAGCTCGACAATGACAACGGCGGCGAGACAAGCGGCGGTTCCCACGAGCGTCTTGAGCCAGAGGATCCCGACCTTGCCAAGCCTGTCTTCCTCAAGGGCATTTTTAGCGTGTCGACTACCTCGACAAAGCCACTGGTGGAGATTAGGGCGGATATCAAGAGGGTCCTGAGGGCGCTTGGGGTGGATTacaaggagatcaagggtGGGTTTAGATGTGCGCATAGTCCTAGCATTGCCGAGCGTCAGCCTCAGTATGACCGGTCAAGGTACAGCCATCAGAGCAGTGATgagaggagaggtggtggaagcaggGGCATGGACGATGGGGAGATTAAGTTTGAGATTTTGATTGTCAAGGTCCCTATCGTGAGCTTGCATGGTGTGCAGTTCAAGAGGGTGGGCGGTGATACTTGGCAGTATAAGGCGATGGCGGAGCATATTGTGAGGGAGCTGAGGTTGTAG
- a CDS encoding hypothetical protein (EggNog:ENOG503NUN1; COG:A), giving the protein MSYKRSRAAYEADLTTQQSPYVFFGTPLPPLDPDVRDDGSYVPIWKQEVRDERGRKRLHGAFTGGFSAGYFNTVGSKEGWTPSTFVSSRTNRRKDDPKSAQQRPEDFMDEEDLADAEEDRRIQTKAAFAGLGSTENDASRATGLMGLFRATGETMGEKLLKKMGWKEGQGIGPKIRRKARLELRSDSSGPGETYLFAPENVPMISFVRKTDHKGLGYGGHARLTPIESSNKNNGASHSDDEDDDETMGGFGKPRFTLPTDRKKKKDNKPRGGIGIGILNDTGSDDEDPYEIGPKISYNRVVGGDKKKKKATTTINPAVKAPLFRPSKKTALEKIALGVRKCHDGRLPLDGFVFGKEPDALTSAISSEGKYPPPQVPPGWVSSKKPKSPAGGPAEFVSAADAAKASTLDPKSRAAILGEKQLPGKSVFDFLSPAARERLVAATGRADLPQAKGEVPAEYALNEEERMNELLSRVPKLDKETAVAAISRGVSSGAPYADDEKKRARYIAFLEYQAGFKPTPGTQPPKMNSEDWLRELTEFYNCARIFKPMTGFMASRFTTSSTTKPGSRGEAGQKDILSKPPPKPQDPAEEAAKLGMFGPMTRSVTDFYPTRLLCKRFNVRPPEHVQPDEEHSTKQAPGGWSRFDVYPYQPVFRPEILTTGGGVGISRESSNGEGSGKSTPAPEPAMVIDPSRNEALEGKRAGEDVFKAIFVTRDRPVNTNTSTTSSDSRPSSRSPTQPSPAIDKLSDAVADPDLVCFTDEVNVEILHHRQAPDEALASGQRSPPPQYPASEASASGSNFRPPPSFQSLFALPNPEAANHKESAPDSDEEEANPNTAAAPAYAPPDNQVAQSSHSSASAASRFQDETKRALPRDSKGESSRSKEEEAEPPPAYSEGYSPLHSFTYLMAAAGGESSIITQVQQGGPPINTLSDINADETITMDLRGTRFTLSRDELLTLPEFVLLSLFPNGLFPEGHMGGGFQDGDAVQVDVGTTDSNYYYGNDEGYYGNGAGVVGDDGGDGDGALSIPIYQQPPPPGQGNAYDEDDDHIGASAPCAAVTVVATPTSQNASHIRSVLRNLEIYIADHYTHTQYDPASLQYMLDFFRGVASSIPATTSEDGSDVVGVDPAAREQRDDSSRRAGIIVLREDLDFYAIPHKQDIGQEEMMDVKRAAAKKLLEQGGIFSGLKKSDEPGTTEAHLIEMLTAGGFNHDDHWGHRAGEPNKAVICSLALARLRSDIRGNEMGNNAVGMAQKLLLFWRKPARRCWWEGVELEGVEGVPQGQKLKVWIRRVWTLEMSVIGLR; this is encoded by the exons ATGTCCTACAAGCGTTCGCGCGCCGCTTACGAAGccgacctcaccacccagCAATCCCCATACGTCTTCTTTGGGACTCCGCTCCCACCACTTGATCCCGATGTGCGAGACGACGGCTCATACGTGCCAATATGGAAGCaggaggtgagggatgaGCGCGGGCGCAAGAGGCTCCATGGCGCCTTCACCGGAGGCTTCAGTGCAGG ATATTTCAATACAGTTGGCTCCAAAGAAGGGTGGACGCCCTCGACATTTGTATCTTCACGTACGAACCGCCGGAAAGATGACCCGAAATCCGCTCAACAACGTCCCGAGGACTTCATGGACGAAGAAGATCTTGCCGATGCCGAAGAGGATCGGAGAATACAAACCAAAGCAGCCTTTGCTGGCCTGGGCTCCACCGAAAATGACGCGTCAAGAGCCACAGGGCTTATGGGCCTGTTCCGAGCTACCGGGGAGACAATGGGCGAAAAGCTACTGAAGAAAATGGGTTGGAAAGAAGGGCAAGGCATAGGTCCCAAGATCAGAAGGAAAGCTCGCCTCGAGCTTCGTAGCGATTCTAGCGGCCCTGGAGAGACATATTTGTTTGCTCCTGAGAATGTGCCGATGATCTCCTTTGTGCGCAAAACAGACCACAAGGGATTAGGTTATGGAGGCCATGCTAGACTGACACCTATTGAATCttccaacaaaaacaatgGCGCCAGTCATtcagatgacgaggatgacgacgaaaCTATGGGTGGCTTTGGTAAGCCTCGATTTACACTGCCGACAGaccgcaagaagaagaaggacaacaAGCCGCGAGGTGGCATTGGCATAGGCATCCTGAACGACACGGgctctgatgatgaggatccCTACGAGATTGGGCCCAAGATATCCTACAACCGAGTGGTAGGGGGTgataaaaagaagaaaaaggcgaCGACCACGATCAATCCTGCTGTCAAAGCGCCCCTGTTTAGGCCGTCGAAAAAGACAGCCTTAGAGAAAATCGCTCTAGGTGTGCGAAAATGTCACGATGGACGACTGCCCCTCGATGGCTTTGTGTTTGGCAAGGAGCCAGATGCGCTGACCTCGGCTATCAGCAGCGAAGGCAAGTACCCGCCTCCTCAGGTTCCGCCAGGCTGGGTCTCTTCGAAGAAACCCAAATCCCCAGCGGGCGGTCCGGCGGAATTTGTATCAGCAGCAGATGCCGCAAAGGCCTCGACGCTTGATCCAAAGTCCCGCGCAGCCATTCTCGGAGAGAAACAACTACCTGGAAAGTCAGTTTTCGACTTCTTGTCTCCTGCCGCTCGAGAACGGCTGGTTGCTGCTACTGGCCGAGCCGATCTCCCTCAAGCCAAGGGCGAAGTCCCAGCGGAATATGCGCTGAATGAAGAGGAGCGTATGAACGAGTTGCTGAGTCGTGTTCCGAAACTCGACAAGGAGACAGCTGTCGCTGCTATTTCCAGGGGAGTCAGCAGTGGAGCGCCATATGCGGACGACGAGAAGAAACGAGCGAGATACATTGCTTTCCTCGAGTATCAGGCTGGATTCAAACCCACCCCAGGAACCCAGCCTCCAAAAATGAACAGCGAGGACTGGCTGAGAGAGCTGACCGAGTTTTATAACTGCGCTCGAATCTTCAAGCCGATGACTGGCTTCATGGCCAGCAGATTTaccacatcttcaacaacgaaACCAGGCAGCAGAGGTGAGGCTGGTCAGAAGGATATCCTCTCCAAGCCTCCGCCAAAGCCCCAGGACCCTGCCGAGGAAGCAGCGAAGCTTGGTATGTTTGGACCCATGACGAGGTCTGTTACCGACTTTTATCCTACACGCCTTCTGTGTAAGAGATTCAACGTCAGACCACCGGAGCATGTCCAGCCAGATGAGGAGCATTCCACCAAACAGGCTCCTGGCGGCTGGTCAAGGTTTGATGTATATCCCTATCAACCGGTCTTTAGGCCTGAGATTTTGACaacaggtggtggtgtggggaTAAGTCGAGAGAGTTCCAATGGCGAGGGCTCTGGCAAGtcaactcctgctcctgAGCCAGCGATGGTAATAGATCCCAGCAGAAATGAAGCGCTGGAAGGGAAAAGGGCAGGAGAGGATGTGTTCAAAGCCATCTTTG TGACACGAGACCGCCccgtcaacaccaacactAGCACCACCTCGTCCGACTCACGGCCGTCCAGCCgctcacccacccaaccgTCGCCAGCAATTGACAAGCTATCCGACGCCGTGGCTGACCCAGACTTGGTTTGCTTCACCGACGAAGTCAACGTTgaaatcctccaccaccgacagGCACCCGACGAAGCTTTAGCATCAGGCCAACGGTCGCCGCCACCCCAGTACCCAGCTTCAGAGGCTTCGGCCAGCGGCTCCAACTTTCGACCGCCACCTTCGTTCCAGTCTCTCTTTGCGCTTCCCAACCCCGAGGCGGCAAACCACAAGGAGTCCGCCCCCGACagcgacgaagaggaagccaATCCCAACACTGCCGCCGCCCCAGCGTATGCGCCGCCCGACAACCAGGTAGCTCAATCATCCCACAGCAGCGCGTCCGCTGCCTCTCGCTTCCAAGACGAAACCAAACGCGCGCTCCCACGGGACAGCAAAGGCGAATCTTCGCGCagcaaggaggaagaagcagaaCCGCCACCAGCCTATTCGGAGGGATACAGTCCTCTCCACTCTTTTACCTACCTCATGGCTGCCGCAGGAGGAGAGTCGAGTATTATTACTCAGGTCCAGCAAGGGGGGCCGCCGATTAATACCCTGTcag ACATCAATGCCGATGAGACGATAACGATGGACCTGCG GGGCACCCGCTTCACGCTGTCCCGAGATGAGCTCTTGACGTTACCTGAATTCGTCCTGCTCTCGCTTTTCCCCAATGGCCTCTTCCCGGAAGGGCACATGGGCGGCGGCTTCCAAGACGGCGACGCCGTTCAAGTTGATGTGGGTACCACCGATTCCAATTATTACTACGGGAACGACGAGGGCTATTATGGCAacggtgctggtgttgttggtgatgatggcggtgatggggatggcgcTCTCTCCATTCCGATAtatcaacagccaccaccgccgggtCAAGGAAATGCAtacgacgaggacgacgatcACATAGGCGCATCCGCTCCCTGTGCCGCAGTCACAGTCGTCGCAACCCCCACCAGCCAGAATGCCTCTCACATCCGCAGTGTCCTCCGCAATCTAGAAATATACATAGCTGACCATTACACTCACACACAGTACGACCCGGCTTCCCTGCAGTACATGCTTGACTTTTTCCGGGGTGTCGCTTCTTCGATtcctgccaccaccagcgaaGACGGCAGCgatgtggtgggtgttgatcCTGCTGCGCGAGAGCAGAGggacgacagcagcaggcgcGCGGGCATTATTGTCTTGAGGGAGGATCTTGACTTTTATGCGATCCCGCACAAGCAGGACATCGGCCAGgaagagatgatggatgtcaagagggcggcggcgaagaagttgCTGGAGCAGGGGGGGATCTTTAGCGGGTTGAAGAAGAGTGATGAGCCGGGGACGACGGAGGCGCATTTGATTGAGATGTTGACTGCCGG TGGTTTTAACCATGATGATCACTGGGGTCATCGGGCTGGCGAGCCCAACAAGGCGGTCATCTGCAGCTTGGCGCTTGCGAGGCTGAGGTCGGATATCAGGGGGAACGAGATGGGGAATAATGCTGTGGGGATGGCGCAGAAGCTGCTGCTTTTCTGGCGGAAGCCggcgaggaggtgttggtgggagggggttgagctggagggggtggagggtgtgcCGCAGGGGCAGAAGTTGAAGGTTTGGATTCGGAGGGTTTGGACTTTGGAGATGAGTGTGATTGGGTTGCGTTGA
- a CDS encoding hypothetical protein (COG:E; EggNog:ENOG503NWCG) → MAEATVPPPPPPGLWVPSITIFTNDDTLDLESQSLYFQYLTSSHVGLTGLLVLGTNAEPFLLTREERSQLLHLAKSVCPPGFPIMAGVSGHSLAQVKEYISDAQDAGADYVLVLPCAYFGAKPAVVEGFFKEVGEYVRTLGRERGREMGVVVYNFPGVTNGVDMDSGMISRVVRESGNVVGVKLTCGSVAKVTRLAAEFGRERFSVFGGQSDFLIGGLSVGSAGCVAAFGNVFPKVIGRVYRLWKEGRGEEALVLHRRAALGEQVLKSLGVAGTKLAAGMFTGVRAGVVQEGMEGVEERFKMRAPYEALGKGERERIWEGLKGLDEIEKGL, encoded by the coding sequence ATGGCGGAAGCAAccgtcccaccaccaccgccacccggCCTCTGGGTCCCCTCGATAACAATCTTCACCAACGACGACACCCTCGACCTAGAGTCCCAATCCCTTTATTTCCAATACCTCACCTCTTCCCACGTCGGCCTCACAGGCCTTTTAGTCCTCGGCACAAACGCCGAGCCGTTCCTCCTCACCCGGGAGGAACGCTCCCAGCTGTTGCACCTCGCAAAGAGTGTCTGCCCCCCGGGATTCCCCATCATGGCTGGCGTTTCCGGCCACAGTCTAGCTCAGGTAAAGGAGTATATCTCCGACGCTCAGGACGCAGGGGCAGATTACGTGCTGGTCTTGCCGTGTGCGTATTTTGGGGCGAAGCCAGCTGTTGTGGAAGGGTTTTTCAAAGAGGTGGGGGAGTATGTGAGGACACtaggaagggaaagggggagggagatgggggttgtggtgtaCAACTTTCCCGGGGTGACGAATGGGGTTGATATGGATTCTGGGATGATATCACGGGTTGTGAGGGAGAGTGGGAATGTGGTAGGGGTTAAGTTGACTTGTGGGAGTGTGGCTAAGGTGACGAGGTTGGCGGCggagtttgggagggagaggtttagTGTTTTTGGGGGGCAGAGTGATTTTTTGATTGGGGGGCTCAGTGTGGGAAGTGCGGGGTGCGTTGCTGCGTTTGGGAATGTTTTTCCCAAAGTTATTGGACGGGTTTATAGGTtgtggaaggaggggaggggagaggaggcgttgGTGTTGCATAGGAGGGCGGCGTTGGGGGAGCAGGTGTTGAAGAGTCTAGGGGTTGCGGGGACGAAGCTGGCGGCGGGGATGTTTACGGGGGTGAGGGCTGGGGTTGTGCAGGAGGgtatggagggggtggaggagaggtttaAGATGAGGGCGCCCTATGAGGctttgggaaagggggagagggagaggatttgggaggggttgaaggggttggatgagattGAGAAGGGGTTGTGA
- a CDS encoding hypothetical protein (COG:G; EggNog:ENOG503NVWQ; CAZy:AA12), translating into MRFQSTTAALLLLGGVQAQTTLPPPPTETSSSETCAISLTPSYDVTIAKGWTAHLLARNLGFARSIKLDGRGGLLVVSAQSGIVHLNVTDRASTCPYVINNTTVIEDERLNHGIELSPSGRTLYASSRESVWAWDYDPSTASVSNRREIITNMTNTDHVSRTLFLSPSHPDLLLVSRGSASNIDPLSIPLENGISQIRAFNISNLTSTSPPYSYPSQGLLIGSGLRNSVGIAEHPITGGVFSVENNIDQTTRLGTDIHNENPGEELNFHGFLNGSLPENRHHGYPFCFPLYNRTDFPDLNTLTTGDQFSLNQTAELNDETCAREYVPPRLTFKAHMAPLDIKFNREGTRAYVSFHGSWNRDEPEGYKVAEVEWDAGTGQPVHSAKSLNAARDLLNTGDIHRCRPDGICLRPVGLQVDGRGRVFVSNDYGGEVWVLEQTGDVEEESWEEVNYGGDDGNDDGEGNGGGNGGTGTDDEEPAETSNPAVKGAGTVRTEGWVVMGMTIVLSLVGGIFVIVA; encoded by the exons ATGCGTTtccaatccaccaccgcagccttgttgctgctgggcggtGTTCAAGCGCAAACTACGCTGCCACCTCCGCCGACTGAAACGTCATCGTCGGAGACATGCGCCATCAGCTTGACGCCGAGTTATGATGTTACCATAGCAAAGGGCTGGACAGCGCATCTGCTTGCTCGAAACCTCGGCTTCGCCCGTAGCATCAAGCTTGATGGCAGAGGCGGTCTCCTCGTTGTTTCTGCCCAAAGCGGCATCGTCCACCTCAACGTCACCGACAGAGCAAGCACCTGCCCCTACgtgatcaacaacaccaccgtcaTCGAAGACGAACGA CTCAACCATGGCATTGAACTCTCCCCCTCAGGCCGCACCCTTTACGCCTCCTCCCGCGAAAGCGTCTGGGCATGGGACTacgacccctccaccgcctcggTGTCCAACCGCCGCGAGATAATCACCAACATGACCAACACCGACCACGTCTCCcgcaccctcttcctctccccctcccaccccgacCTCCTCTTAGTCTCCCGCGGCAGCGCCTCCAACATCGACCCCTTATCCATCCCCTTGGAAAACGGCATCTCCCAAATCCGCGccttcaacatctccaacctcacctccacgAGCCCACCCTACAGCTACCCCTCCCAGGGCCTCCTAATCGGCTCCGGCCTGCGCAACTCAGTCGGAATAGCCGAGCACCCCATCACCGGGGGTGTATTCAGCGTGGAAAACAACATCGACCAAACCACCCGCCTCGGCACCGACATCCACAACGAAAACCCAGGCGAAGAACTCAACTTTCACGGCTTCCTCAACGGGTCCCTACCAGAAAACCGACACCACGGCTACCCGTTCTGTTTCCCGTTGTACAACAGAACCGACTTCCCCGACCTCAACACCCTGACCACGGGGGATCAATTCTCCCTGAATCAAACCGCCGAGTTGAACGATGAGACTTGCGCACGGGAGTATGTCCCCCCGCGGCTGACATTCAAGGCGCACATGGCACCGCTGGATATCAAGTTCAACCGTGAGGGGACGAGGGCTTACGTCTCGTTTCATGGGAGCTGGAATAGGGATGAGCCGGAGGGGTATAAAGTCGCAGAGGTGGAGTGGGATGCCGGGACGGGGCAGCCAGTTCATAGCGCAAAGAGTTTGAACGCCGCGAGGGATTTGTTGAATACGGGGGATATACACCGGTGCAGGCCGGATGGGATTTGTCTGAGGCCTGTTGGGTTGCAGGTGGATGGTCGAGGGAGGGTGTTTGTTAGCAATGATtatggaggggaggtttgggttttggagcagacgggggatgtggaggaggaaagttgggaggaggtgaattatgggggggatgatggcaatgatgatggagaggggaatggtggtgggaatggtggAACAGGAACAGATGATGAGGAGCCGGCTGAGACTTCTAATCCTGCAGTGAAGGGGGCTGGAACAGTAAGGAcagaggggtgggtggtgatgggaatgACAATTGTGTTGTCGCTTGTGGGGGGGATCTTTGTGATTGTTGCTTAG
- the SEC13 gene encoding GTPase-activating protein S13 (EggNog:ENOG503NU25; COG:U), giving the protein MTAGAQLITNTGHDDMIHDAVLDYYGRRLATCSSDRTIKIFEIEGESQRLIETLKGHEGAVWCVSWAHPKYGNILASAGYDGKVLIWREQNGSWQRIFDFALHKASVNIVSWSPHEAGCLLACASSDGNVSVLEFKDNSWEHSSFHAHGLGVNSVSWAPAITPGSIVSSNPGPGSAGNRRFVTGGSDNQLMIWAYDPATNSYKQEREPLVGHTDWVRDVAWSPTVLQKSYIASASQDRTVRIWMSDSASPGQWNVKVLNFDAAVWRVSWSLSGNVLAASGADNKVTLWKENLKGEWECVKTIEE; this is encoded by the exons ATG ACAGCGGGCGCCCAACttatcaccaacaccggTCACGATGACATGATC CACGATGCAGTCCTGGATTACTACGGCCGGAGGTTAGCGACCTGCTCGTCGGATcgcaccatcaagatcttcGAGATTGAGGGCGAGTCACAGCGGTTGATCGAGACACTCAAGGG GCACGAGGGCGCAGTGTGGTGCGTGTCCTGGGCGCATCCCAAGTACGGCAACATCCTCGCGAGCGCGGGCTACGACGGCAAGGTGCTCATCTGGCGTGAGCAAAACGGCTCGTGGCAGCGCATCTTCGACTTTGCCCTCCACAAGGCCAGCGTGAACATTGTGTCTTGGTCCCCCCACGAGGCCGGCTGCCTCCTCGCATGCGCTTCCTCCGATGGCAACGTCAGCGTTCTCGAATTCAAGGACAACAGCTGGGAGCACAGCAGCTTCCACGCGCACGGTCTGGGTGTCAACTCAGTTTCTTGGGCGCCTGCCATCACACCCGGCAGCATcgtcagcagcaaccccGGCCCAGGGTCGGCCGGCAACAGACGCTTTGTAACTGGCGGTTCCGACAACCAGCTCATGATCTGGGCGTACGACCCGGCTACGAACAGCTATAAGCAAGAGAGGGAGCCCTTGGTGGGTCATACCGATTGGGTCAGGGATGTGGCATGGAGCCCAACGGTGCTTCAGAAGAGCTATATTGCCTCTGCGTCACAGGACAGGACAGTGCGGATCTGGATGAGTGACTCTGCCAGCCCCGGGCAGTGGAATGTCAAGGTCCTGAActttgatgctgctgtctgGCGCGTGAGCTGGTCCCTGAGCGGGAACGTTCTTGCGGCCAGCGGGGCGGATAACAAGGTTACCTTGTGGAAGGAGAACCTTAAGGGCGAGTGGGAGTGCGTCAAGACCATTGAGGAGTAA